In Candidatus Zixiibacteriota bacterium, the genomic window ATATCTTAGCTTCAGGTAATCGTCTGAGGAGAATCCTTTTAGCCTCGCAGGGACTTTTTTGAAAAGCTCTTCAGAGGACTTATAGGTTTTGCCCAGTTCCTCAATTGCCTTTCTCAGCTTATCCTCTATCCAGGACTTTTCCATTTTTTTTAGAGAACTTCTTTGAAAGACAAGTTTTATTTCTCCCAAAACTCCCCATTCTGCTCCCATTCTGCTATGGTAGAGCCTGTCTAAGATTTCTTTTATTTTCCAGAAGGAGATTTCTTTTCCCAAGAACTGGGTAGCCGCATTTTCCAGATTATGGGCTTCGTCCAAAATTAGATTCCCCACGGCCAAGGTTCTGCCTTCAGACAAAACTTCGGAGAAGAAAAGCGAATGGTTAACCACCAGAAGGTGAGATTTTGCAGCCTCCTTTTTAACTTTAAGATAGAAACATTTTTGATAATGAGGGCATTCCAGGTTTAAGCAGGAGCTTCCCTCGCAGCAGACCCTGTTCCACAAGGCATTATTTTTGACCTGGTCAAGTCCGCTGTTTTCCGCAATATCACCTGAACCGGTCTCAGCAGCCCAGACCGCCAGGTTCGAGAGGGCTTTCTGGTCTTCTAAGGGTAGCTCGTATTCAGCTTTATTGACGAGGTTATAAAACCGGTAGAGACACAGATAGTTTTTCTTACCTTTAAGCAGAGTGACTTTGAATTCAAAAGGTAAGGCTTTTTCTAAAAGCGGGATGTCTTTAAAGAAAAGCTGCTCCTGAAGGTTTTTGGTGTTAGTCGAGACCACAGTTCTGTCTTTGTTTTTTTCAGCCCAGAGCAAAGCTGGCACCAGATAGGCTAAGGATTTACCCACGCCAGCACCTGCTTCCACCAGAAGGAAGTCACCCTGGTTAAAAGCCGAAGCCACATTCTGTGCCATCTTTTTCTGTTCTTCCCTTTGCTCGAATTTTTCCATCTGCGAGGAGATCGGTCCCCCGTTCTGATAATATTCCAGGACTTCCTCTTTTTTCAGCATGACATTACTGTAATCGCTTTTTGTGCCTATCTCCTTTTCTCCCCGGATTCCACTAAAATTCAGCAGAAACTCATCCTTCACAATGGGTAGAACAAAATCAGCAATCTCAATTTTCCTGCCCTCGGTCAAAAATCTTCCCCAAGTATCTTTTGACCCAAAGGAGAGGGTCATCAACTGCTGAAAGATAGCCGGGCTTAATTTCTGTATTCTATAGATGAAAGTAAGCAGCAGATTATAAACCACCTCTATTTCTTTTCCAGAAGAAAGGTCTAAATTAAAATATTCAGCCACAGTTTCTATTTTGAAATCTCTTAGCCGGGGAAGGAGTATTTTAGCAACTGCTTTCAGGTCCAGCAGGTCTTCTGTCCGAACATCCATTTTCAATAAAATCTCATCCCATTCCTCGAGGTCAAAACTGACTAAAGTGCTCTCCGCTGAGAAATTCTCAAAGGCTTGAATATCTGTAAACCTCACCCTTTTCAAGTCAAGACGAAAATCCTGCTTATCTTCCATTTTCAAATCAATAAGCTTAATCGCTGAAAATTCGACTGAATCGTTCTCGGAAACGGACTTATTCTTGCCAAGTATGACCAGTTTTTTGAAAAATGCTGGCTTCATATTATTGAAATCGGTTCGTCAAGCAGTCCGCCTTCGGCGAGACATGCTTGACCTACAGTTACCACCTATGGCTTTTTAAGGTAAATCTGAAGGTTTACACTCCAGATTATTTATTTGTTTAGCCACCACCTATTACCTATTTTCTTAGATTAAAACACACCATCTTAATATCCGTCATCTCCTCAATCGCATATTTAAGCCCTTCTCTTCCGATCCCGCTTTCCTTTACTCCGCCATAAGGCATATTGTCCGCCCTATAGGTGGGCACGTCGTTGATTATTATTCCTCCCACTTTTATCCCTTTGATCGCCTGAAAGGCATTTTCGATATTTTCCGTGAACACGCCGGCTTGAAGTCCATACATCGAATCATCCACCATTCTGACTGCCTCAGAAAAATCTTCAAACGGGACTAAGGAGACCACCGGAGCAAAAACTTCTAATGCTATCACCTTCATCTCTGGTTTTACATCTTCTAAGACAGTCGGGTAATAGAAAACACCCTCTCTTTTTCCTCCGATCAAAATTTTTGCCCCTTCTTTTGCCGCTTCATTTACCCAGGACTCGGCCCTTTTAGCCTCATCTTCGGTAATCATTGGACCTACATCTGTTTCCATGTCCAGAGGGTCACCCAATTTTAGTTTTGAGGTTTTCTCTAAAAATTCTTTTTTGAACTTATCATAGATTTTCTTGTGCACATATATCCTCTGGACCGAAATGCAGATCTGTCCAGCATAGGCAAAGCTTCCCATAACTGACCTTTCCACTGCCAAGTCTAAATCTGCATCCTGGTCAATTATAACTGCAGAATTTGAGCCTAATTCCAGAGTAAGTTTTTTCAAACCGGATTTTTCCTTGATTTTTCTTCCTACAGGTGGACTGCCGGTAAAAGTTATCATCTGGACTCTCTCATCCGAGACAAGCCAATCCCCGACAGCCCCCCCCGAGCCGAAGATTATATTCAAGCCGCCTTCAGGCAAACCGGCTTCCATCA contains:
- a CDS encoding aldehyde dehydrogenase family protein; translated protein: MEKEYKMLIGGEWVSGGKCFDVRNKYNQEIIGKVPETSKEEFEKAVISAVEGFKKVSSLPAYRRSKILQNTSELIEKNRDEMARIICLEAGKAWKHSLLEVERSVQTFKFASEEAKDIFGHTVPLDASVGGEKRVGFYIRFPVGVVGAISPFNFPLNLVSHKVAPAIAAGCSIILKPASLTPLTSIKLGEIMMEAGLPEGGLNIIFGSGGAVGDWLVSDERVQMITFTGSPPVGRKIKEKSGLKKLTLELGSNSAVIIDQDADLDLAVERSVMGSFAYAGQICISVQRIYVHKKIYDKFKKEFLEKTSKLKLGDPLDMETDVGPMITEDEAKRAESWVNEAAKEGAKILIGGKREGVFYYPTVLEDVKPEMKVIALEVFAPVVSLVPFEDFSEAVRMVDDSMYGLQAGVFTENIENAFQAIKGIKVGGIIINDVPTYRADNMPYGGVKESGIGREGLKYAIEEMTDIKMVCFNLRK